Proteins encoded together in one Candidatus Polarisedimenticolia bacterium window:
- a CDS encoding cytochrome c, with amino-acid sequence MRGLPAAGLMLLALGCAARRGPQDLAAPQDVASRQDAAPPQSVAAPAVPVAPLAPQRSIRDGVYTEAQSRRGEAVYFTSCSQCHKPTMTGLEVVPPLVGEAFLSRWNTRTAGDLFEWIRKAMPFGNTPKLSDPEYADVLAYILSRNGFRAGEAELAADFATLAEIRMAPAAD; translated from the coding sequence GTGAGGGGGTTGCCGGCGGCCGGCCTCATGCTGCTCGCTCTCGGTTGCGCGGCGCGAAGGGGGCCGCAGGATCTCGCGGCGCCGCAGGACGTCGCGTCACGGCAGGACGCTGCGCCGCCGCAGAGTGTCGCGGCGCCCGCCGTCCCAGTCGCACCGCTCGCCCCGCAGCGCAGCATCCGGGACGGCGTGTACACCGAAGCGCAGAGCCGGCGCGGCGAGGCGGTCTACTTCACGTCCTGCTCGCAATGCCACAAGCCGACGATGACGGGACTGGAGGTCGTGCCCCCGCTGGTCGGCGAGGCGTTCCTGTCCCGCTGGAACACGCGCACGGCCGGCGATCTGTTCGAATGGATCCGGAAGGCGATGCCCTTCGGCAACACCCCGAAGCTGAGCGACCCGGAGTATGCCGACGTCCTCGCCTACATCCTGAGCCGGAATGGATTTCGCGCCGGCGAGGCGGAGCTCGCCGCCGATTTCGCCACGCTGGCGGAGATCCGGATGGCGCCGGCCGCGGACTGA
- a CDS encoding aromatic ring-hydroxylating dioxygenase subunit alpha: MKSRKSVNRRDFARTTLAAGAAAVAFPEVLRAGVAAEAAEGTRPAVDAPPAPAGGAAARSYPNGWREGTTIPAEYYLDPKHYHNDERFIADHFWLMVDHESRIPAAGDYFVFEYGRGESVIIVRNGEGAVKAWHNVCRHRGSRLCRDSDDPKPGDPRLSVRQLSTSGNTPVFRCPYHGWTYDLDGRLIQSYRMQKDFDPAKNGLVPCHVRVAEGHIFVNLSRKDAPPDFEKSLEYFRDVARQYSFAKLKIGPRRFYPIKANWKLAIENFLECYHCGPSHKNLVTTHNWDHQLSDEQQARRDREVAAWIARQSSAAAAAKQAMGMGGPSSPTSFEGELNPGFLTGSLDGKPLAPLLPGIKDWTHKTSIATTDWSTAYWQAYDDHVMVARFTPRDVALTDCEIFWLVHPDAVEGKDYSADKLMALWGITIQEDIWIVENNHLGITSGAYSSGRYAGNENYPADFIKWYMTEVVKA, from the coding sequence GTGAAGAGCAGAAAAAGCGTCAACCGTCGTGACTTCGCCAGGACCACGCTTGCCGCGGGGGCCGCGGCCGTGGCGTTTCCCGAGGTGCTCCGCGCCGGGGTGGCCGCCGAGGCGGCCGAAGGGACCCGTCCGGCGGTCGACGCGCCCCCCGCGCCGGCCGGAGGGGCGGCCGCCCGGAGCTACCCGAACGGGTGGCGCGAAGGGACGACGATCCCGGCCGAGTATTACCTCGACCCGAAGCACTACCACAACGACGAGCGCTTCATCGCCGACCACTTCTGGCTGATGGTCGATCACGAGAGCCGGATCCCCGCCGCCGGCGACTACTTCGTCTTCGAGTACGGTCGTGGCGAGAGCGTCATCATCGTGCGCAACGGCGAGGGGGCGGTGAAGGCCTGGCACAACGTCTGCCGTCATCGAGGCTCGAGACTGTGCCGGGACAGCGACGATCCGAAGCCCGGGGATCCCCGCCTTTCGGTGCGCCAGCTGAGCACCAGCGGCAACACGCCGGTGTTCCGCTGCCCGTACCACGGGTGGACCTACGATCTGGACGGCCGCCTCATCCAGTCCTACAGGATGCAGAAGGATTTCGACCCGGCGAAGAACGGTCTCGTCCCCTGCCACGTGCGGGTCGCCGAAGGGCACATCTTCGTGAACCTGTCCCGGAAGGACGCGCCCCCCGATTTCGAGAAGAGCCTCGAGTATTTCCGGGATGTGGCCCGGCAGTACAGCTTCGCGAAGCTGAAGATCGGGCCCAGGCGCTTCTACCCGATCAAGGCCAACTGGAAGCTGGCGATCGAGAACTTCCTCGAGTGCTACCACTGCGGCCCCTCGCACAAGAACCTGGTGACGACCCACAACTGGGACCACCAGCTTTCGGACGAGCAGCAGGCCCGGAGGGACAGGGAGGTCGCGGCCTGGATCGCCCGGCAGTCGAGCGCGGCGGCCGCCGCGAAGCAGGCCATGGGGATGGGGGGGCCGAGCAGCCCCACCAGCTTCGAGGGGGAGCTGAACCCGGGCTTCCTCACCGGCTCGCTCGACGGGAAGCCGCTGGCGCCGCTCCTTCCCGGCATCAAGGACTGGACCCACAAGACCAGCATCGCGACCACCGACTGGTCGACCGCCTACTGGCAGGCATACGACGATCACGTCATGGTGGCCCGCTTCACGCCGCGCGACGTCGCCCTCACCGATTGCGAGATCTTCTGGCTGGTCCATCCCGATGCGGTCGAGGGAAAGGACTATAGCGCCGACAAGCTCATGGCCCTCTGGGGCATCACCATCCAGGAGGACATCTGGATCGTCGAGAACAACCACCTCGGCATCACGTCGGGCGCCTACAGCTCCGGGCGCTACGCCGGCAACGAGAACTATCCGGCCGACTTCATCAAGTGGTACATGACCGAGGTCGTCAAGGCGTGA